TGGACGACGAGCCACCTCCGCACCTTCCGAATGCGTCTTTACCGCCTCGTACCGAGCCAGCACCTCAAGGACCCGACGACCGGATCATACTGGGACATGGCTCCCGACATCGCCGTCTACCTCGCGATGCTGGAAATGGCGGGAGAACATGCCCGCCACATCTATCGGATCACCTGCACCTACCATCCCCACGCCATGTCCGAGCATGTACGAGACCGAGCTCGCCAACTGGCAACCGATGAACGAATTCGAGATCTTCCGCCATGCCAACCGTTGAAATCCCTGCAACCACCATCCTCCACAACGTCCCCCTGAATCCAAAACCAGGGTATTTCTCTCATCAGCCACTGCTATACAATCTCAAGAGATGAGCCACTTGGCCAAAGACCACCTGGCAGATCATTCCATCGTCATCGAGCCGTCAAAAGGCTGGGTGCCGGTCAGGCTGCGCGACCTTTGGGAGTACCGCGACCTCCTATACTTCCTCGTCTGGCGCGACGTCAAGGTACGCTACAAGCAGACTGTGCTTGGCGCAGCCTGGGCAATCTTACAGCCGACCCTGACCATGGTCGTCTTCACAATCTTTTTCGGCGGTATCGCAGGGATTTCCTCCGACGGCCTGCCATATCCGATTTTTTCCTATACAGCACTACTCCCGTGGACATTTTTCGCCCAGGGTCTGAGTCAGTCCTCGAACAGCTTGGTCGGCTCGCAGAACCTCATCACCAAGGTGTATTTCCCTCGCCTGATCATACCGTTGGCAGCCGTGTTATCCGGGGTCGTGGATTTCTTCCTTGCTTTCCTGGTGTTGTTGGCGATGATGGCCTTCTACGGCATCTGGCCCGGGCTCGCCGTTATTTGGCTACCCTTGTTTCTCGCCCTCGCGTTTGCCACGGCACTTGGCGTTGGATTGTGGATGTCGGCGCTCAATGTCGAGTACCGCGACGTGCGCTACGTTGTGCCATTCCTGGTCCAGATCTGGCTTTTCATCACGCCGGTGATATATCCGACTTCCGCAGTGACCGATCGCCTCCAGTCGATCGGCCTACCGACATGGCTGTACGGCCTCAACCCGATGGTCGGCGTGGTCGAGGGCTTTCGCTGGGCTCTGCTGGGAGTAGGCTCGAGACCCGGGCCGCTGATCCTGGCGAGCGCCGCAGTCACCGCCCTGATCACTGTTTCCGGCGCCTTTTACTTCCGCCGCATGGAGCAGACCTTCGCTGACGTGGTGTAATGGGAGGGATGGGCGAGGTCGTTATCCGCGCCGAGGGGCTCGGCAAGCGGTACCGCATCGGTCGCCATGAAGCTCCCTACAAGACACTGCGAGAGTCACTTTCCGGCCTCGCCATGGCTCCGGTGCGCCGGCTTGAAGCGCTCGCGCGCGGTCGGCCTCTTCAGCGCGAACACGAGACGATCTGGGCTCTCAAAGATGTCAATCTCGACGTCCGCCAGGGGGAGGTACTCGGCATCATCGGCCGCAACGGTGCCGGCAAGAGCACCCTGCTCAAGATTCTGTCTCGAATCACCGAGCCGACCGAAGGCCGTGTCGTGCTCAACGGGCGGGTCGGTTCTCTCCTCGAGGTTGGGACGGGCTTTCATCCAGAACTGACCGGTCGTGAGAATATCTACCTCAACGGCGCCATCCTCGGTATGCGCAAGACCGAAATCGACCGGCGTTTCGACGAGATCGTCGACTTCGCCGAAATCGAGCGTTTTCTCGACACTCCCGTCAAGAGATATTCGAGCGGCATGTACGTTCGTCTCGCTTTCGCAGTAGCCGCCCACATGGAGTCGGAGATCCTCCTCATCGACGAAGTTTTGGCAGTCGGAGATGCGGAGTTTCAAAAGAAATGCTTGTCAAAGATGAAGGACGTTGCCACCAAGCAGCGGACCGTTATTTTTGTAAGCCACAATATGGCGGCGGTCGAGCAGCTCTGTCATCGCTCAATCCTTCTTCAAAACGGAATGTTGGAATTCGATGCCAGCTCGAAAGATGTGATCGACCGATATCTCACCGATCCCGGCGAAAAAACGGTCCAGTTAGGTGCCGGTTCTCACTCGTTTTCGGACGAAAATGGTTCGGACCAACAAAATCGACGCATACTCCGCGCCGTTCGTCTCCTGGATGCCGACGGCAATTCGCGCGAGAACTTCGTTATCGGCAAACCTCTCACCATCGAAATTGATGTCGAGGGCGTATCAGCGATACCAGGGGCGTGGATAGGTGTCATCTTCCATTCATCCTTAGGCCATACAATCGCGTCCATCAATACCGGCATGACGAAAACACGCGTCGCTCAGCCGCGATCAGCACCCGAAACGGCGAGACTCCAAATTCCTCGATTACCATTCACCCCGGGCAGTTACTGGATATCCGTTAGCATCACGCGGGGTTTGCTCGGACGAGTTGATTTTTGCGATCGGGCTGTGAAGTTCCAGGTCGAATCTGGCGACGTGTACGGCACCGGTTATGCGCTGAGCGGGGAAAACGGTCTTGTCTTTCTTGACGGCTCATGGGAGATCGTGCCGGCATCCGGAGGTACCACAATTGCGCCCTGATCGCAGCCGAATATTCACGTTCTCTCCGCTCTGCTCGGGAGACGACCCACCCGGAAAGTGGTGGGCCACGGACGATGCCGATGACGTACGGACGCCAAACGGCACGGCGCCGCCGGGTAGGTAACGCCCTATGGAACCCGCAACCGTTGCGTCGCAGAATTCGGGACACTCTGCCGACATCGAAATATTGAGGGTCGACCTTCTCAATAGCGAGCGGGAGACCGTCGAGGAAATCGCTGCACTCGCTTCCCGGCTCGAAATCGGGCTTGGCTGGCACTATCTGCTCGACCTTGGCTGGTTGTGCCGAAAACTCGGTGAAGGATATGGTGCGAAGGTTCTTGACGCGGGTGCCGGAACTGGTGTCCTGCAGTGGTATTTGGCCGACCATGGAGCCAATGTGCTCAGCGTCGATCGTGGTGCCCGGTTCGAACCAACACACCGTATTCGGCGCAGCTTTCGCGTCGAGGGATATGAAGCCGGGGATGGCGTTGCTCCGAACGGGATGTTGAGCACTCGTTCGACCTCCTGGAGAAGGATCGTGGGCTATCCGCGTCGTCTCGCGGTCGATCTTGCGCACGCCTCGTTGGAGAAGATCAGTCGCAAGGCACCGGGCCGCGTCACATTCCTCAACGCCGATTTGGCTGATCTGAGCTCGGTACCGGAGGATTCGATTGACGCGGTGGTTTCCGTCTCGGCCTTGGAGCACAATGACCTCGAGGCAATTCCAGCCATCGTAACCGAGCTGCATCGAGTCCTGAAACCTGGAGGTCGCCTGCTCGCGACCATGGCAGCGAGTCAGGATCGAGACTGGTACCACGAGCCATCGAAGGGCTGGGTATTGACCTCCGACTCCATACGACGACTCTTCGGTGCGCCCCGCGCTCATGTGCTTGGATTCGACGATTATGACGAATCTCTCAGGCAATTGACCGCATGCGAGGAACTTCGGACAGGATTGGCAGCGTTCTATTTCGAATCCGGTGAGAACGGTATGCCATGGGGCAAATGGCAGCCAGCCTATCTACCGGTCGGAGTTGCGCTGACGAAGAGCCGGCCAGAAATGGATGGTCTCTGGTGCTGACTCTCACTCACGCCAGCCTAGCGACCATCGAGGAATTGTTCCGATACAAAGCCGAGGGGTTCGCGCTGGAGCCGTTTCCCGGCTATACCCCGGACCAGTGGGGAATCAAGGCACACAATCGGCCATGGATTGCCGCCGCCGGCGAGTTCACTGAAGGCCAACGGGTACTCGAGGTGGGTGGGGCGTACAGCCTGTTATTGGAGCGTCTCGCACTCAACTGCGGCGTCGAGTCGTGGGTGGTTGATGATTTCGGAACCAAGAGTGACGAACTCTTCTGGGCCCGTTGGAGCGATCCACATGAATATGCTGCCCAACACCCCAG
The window above is part of the Acidobacteriota bacterium genome. Proteins encoded here:
- a CDS encoding ABC transporter permease, producing the protein MSHLAKDHLADHSIVIEPSKGWVPVRLRDLWEYRDLLYFLVWRDVKVRYKQTVLGAAWAILQPTLTMVVFTIFFGGIAGISSDGLPYPIFSYTALLPWTFFAQGLSQSSNSLVGSQNLITKVYFPRLIIPLAAVLSGVVDFFLAFLVLLAMMAFYGIWPGLAVIWLPLFLALAFATALGVGLWMSALNVEYRDVRYVVPFLVQIWLFITPVIYPTSAVTDRLQSIGLPTWLYGLNPMVGVVEGFRWALLGVGSRPGPLILASAAVTALITVSGAFYFRRMEQTFADVV
- a CDS encoding ABC transporter ATP-binding protein, producing the protein MGEVVIRAEGLGKRYRIGRHEAPYKTLRESLSGLAMAPVRRLEALARGRPLQREHETIWALKDVNLDVRQGEVLGIIGRNGAGKSTLLKILSRITEPTEGRVVLNGRVGSLLEVGTGFHPELTGRENIYLNGAILGMRKTEIDRRFDEIVDFAEIERFLDTPVKRYSSGMYVRLAFAVAAHMESEILLIDEVLAVGDAEFQKKCLSKMKDVATKQRTVIFVSHNMAAVEQLCHRSILLQNGMLEFDASSKDVIDRYLTDPGEKTVQLGAGSHSFSDENGSDQQNRRILRAVRLLDADGNSRENFVIGKPLTIEIDVEGVSAIPGAWIGVIFHSSLGHTIASINTGMTKTRVAQPRSAPETARLQIPRLPFTPGSYWISVSITRGLLGRVDFCDRAVKFQVESGDVYGTGYALSGENGLVFLDGSWEIVPASGGTTIAP
- a CDS encoding class I SAM-dependent methyltransferase, giving the protein MEPATVASQNSGHSADIEILRVDLLNSERETVEEIAALASRLEIGLGWHYLLDLGWLCRKLGEGYGAKVLDAGAGTGVLQWYLADHGANVLSVDRGARFEPTHRIRRSFRVEGYEAGDGVAPNGMLSTRSTSWRRIVGYPRRLAVDLAHASLEKISRKAPGRVTFLNADLADLSSVPEDSIDAVVSVSALEHNDLEAIPAIVTELHRVLKPGGRLLATMAASQDRDWYHEPSKGWVLTSDSIRRLFGAPRAHVLGFDDYDESLRQLTACEELRTGLAAFYFESGENGMPWGKWQPAYLPVGVALTKSRPEMDGLWC